The Solibacillus sp. FSL R7-0682 genome includes a window with the following:
- a CDS encoding agmatinase family protein: MSEFIGAPATTWNRVEHEDMKVKDWIVPSFGKLTEGFDIVITGIPLSRSSISASAASEYPDFFRKSWQFFSTYSIDDNVDFRHLHVADLGDVKMHGTNILQCHTNIERAMMDIQIYCPNSFYVQIGGDHSITAPIVRAITQHTGKRVGIVQFDTHLDLRATESDGPTNGTPIRQLLDTGVVRGEDVYNIGLHGFYNAPSLIKAADEYGVNRITLKQFRKNGAEQQIAEVMNSLKEKVDIVYVTVDMDVLDITYAPGVPASTPGGMRSDELFDLLYEVGKYDFVYGMDFVCLDPHRDSREQQTVKTGVYAFLTVMTSRFVHLYSEKNTVTM; encoded by the coding sequence TTGAGTGAGTTTATAGGAGCACCTGCAACGACTTGGAATCGGGTTGAGCATGAGGATATGAAGGTAAAGGACTGGATTGTGCCTAGCTTTGGGAAATTAACAGAAGGGTTCGATATTGTGATAACGGGTATACCGTTATCACGCTCTTCTATTAGTGCATCGGCAGCTTCCGAATATCCTGATTTTTTTCGCAAAAGCTGGCAATTTTTTTCGACCTATTCTATTGATGATAATGTAGATTTTCGTCATTTGCATGTAGCAGATTTAGGCGATGTAAAAATGCATGGGACGAATATTTTACAATGTCATACCAATATTGAACGGGCAATGATGGATATTCAAATCTATTGTCCGAATAGTTTTTATGTACAAATTGGTGGGGATCATTCGATTACAGCACCTATTGTACGGGCAATTACACAACATACGGGCAAGCGCGTGGGCATTGTGCAATTTGATACCCACTTAGATTTACGTGCGACTGAAAGTGATGGTCCAACAAATGGGACACCAATTCGTCAGCTCCTTGATACGGGAGTTGTTCGCGGAGAAGACGTTTACAATATTGGACTTCACGGCTTTTACAATGCACCAAGTTTAATAAAAGCTGCAGATGAATATGGTGTAAACCGAATTACATTAAAGCAATTCAGAAAAAATGGAGCTGAACAGCAAATTGCTGAAGTGATGAACTCACTGAAGGAAAAAGTCGATATCGTCTATGTAACAGTTGATATGGATGTGCTCGATATTACTTATGCACCGGGTGTTCCGGCATCAACTCCAGGTGGGATGCGGAGCGATGAACTATTTGATTTACTTTATGAAGTAGGAAAATATGATTTTGTATATGGAATGGATTTCGTTTGTTTAGATCCACATCGAGATAGTCGGGAGCAACAGACAGTAAAAACTGGGGTATATGCATTTTTAACAGTAATGACTTCGAGATTTGTCCATTTATATTCTGAAAAAAACACTGTTACTATGTAG
- the hutI gene encoding imidazolonepropionase: MQLDKVGPRRREQMSELGLLKDVSILIADGRIEAIAPLEEIKQTFPHLMERVEVIDAQGKIVMPGLVDCHTHLVHGGTREHELNMRLAGKSYMDIMNAGGGIHYTTTKTREASFDTLYEKTYYHLNDFLRYGVTTVEAKSGYGLDWATELKQLEVAKKLQETHVVDIVSTFMGAHAVPKEMKGEEDRFVDIIINEMIPKVAEQGLAEFNDVFCEKGVFTPEQSRLILEAGKEHGLTPKIHADEIEPYEGAELAAEVGAISAEHLLVASDDGIEAMAKAGTIAVLLPGTAFFLRAPYARGRLMIDCGVPVAISTDFNPGSSPTISLPFVQNLACMNMGMTMEEVLCATTINAAYAINRGDEVGTLEKGKKADVLILDVPNYKQLQYFYGMNHTDTVIKDGKVVVKGGSLVE; the protein is encoded by the coding sequence ATGCAACTTGATAAAGTAGGTCCTCGTAGACGAGAACAAATGAGTGAACTCGGCCTCTTAAAAGATGTGAGTATTTTAATTGCTGATGGTCGAATTGAAGCGATTGCACCACTGGAGGAAATAAAGCAAACTTTTCCACATTTAATGGAACGTGTGGAAGTGATTGATGCGCAAGGGAAAATTGTCATGCCTGGCTTAGTGGATTGTCATACACATTTAGTGCACGGCGGGACTCGGGAGCATGAGCTTAACATGCGACTTGCTGGTAAATCGTATATGGACATTATGAATGCAGGTGGTGGGATTCATTACACGACGACCAAAACACGTGAGGCGAGCTTCGATACATTGTATGAAAAAACGTATTATCATTTAAATGATTTTCTACGTTACGGCGTCACGACGGTAGAGGCTAAATCGGGGTACGGCTTAGACTGGGCTACAGAACTAAAGCAACTTGAAGTGGCGAAAAAATTACAAGAAACGCATGTCGTGGATATTGTTTCGACCTTTATGGGCGCACATGCTGTTCCGAAAGAAATGAAGGGTGAGGAAGATCGTTTTGTAGACATCATCATCAACGAAATGATACCGAAAGTAGCAGAGCAAGGCTTAGCAGAATTTAATGATGTCTTTTGTGAAAAAGGCGTATTTACTCCGGAACAATCTCGCTTAATATTAGAAGCTGGGAAGGAACACGGACTTACTCCTAAAATTCATGCGGATGAAATTGAACCGTATGAGGGTGCTGAATTAGCAGCTGAAGTAGGGGCCATTTCGGCAGAGCATTTACTTGTTGCGTCCGATGATGGAATTGAGGCGATGGCAAAAGCAGGTACGATTGCCGTTCTATTACCAGGCACAGCCTTTTTCCTTCGTGCACCTTATGCAAGAGGGCGTTTAATGATTGATTGTGGTGTACCTGTAGCGATTTCGACTGATTTCAATCCGGGTTCTTCACCAACAATTAGCTTGCCATTCGTGCAAAATTTAGCATGCATGAATATGGGCATGACTATGGAAGAAGTACTTTGTGCGACGACGATTAATGCGGCGTACGCGATTAATCGCGGAGATGAAGTCGGGACTCTTGAAAAAGGTAAAAAAGCAGACGTATTAATTTTAGATGTTCCAAATTATAAACAATTACAATATTTTTACGGAATGAATCATACTGATACGGTTATTAAAGATGGTAAGGTGGTTGTGAAGGGTGGTAGCCTCGTTGAGTGA
- the hutU gene encoding urocanate hydratase, giving the protein MFKTNIRAPRGSELSCKGWTQEAAMRMLMNNLDPEVAENPDELVVYGGIGKAARDWKSFDKMIETLKSLENDETMLVQSGKPVAVFKTHENAPRVLIANSNLVPGWANWDHFYELEERNLMMYGQMTAGSWIYIGAQGILQGTYLSFVEAGKKKFGTADLRGRWILTGGMGGMSGAQPLAGKMAGAVILVVEVDRARIERKIKEGYCDYIVETVDEAIELVNQLTDAKEPASIGLVGNCADVNRELLNRGMIPDFVTDQTSAHDPINGYVPNGMTLEEALTLRKTDVKAYERRAKETMAEHVRTMLEFQQAGSETFDYGNNIRAYAKEMGVENAFDFPGFVPAYIRPLFCEGKGPFRWAALSGDPEDIYKTDQLAKEMFADDEGLVNWIDMAQKMVKWQGLPARICWLGYGDRHRFALRVNEMVANGELKAPIVFGRDHLDSGSVASPNRETEGMIDGSDAVSDWPLLNALVNTAGGASWVSIHHGGGVGMGYSQHAGQVLVADGTELAADKINRVLISDPGMGVVRHADAGYDLAIRTAKEKGIQMPMLKG; this is encoded by the coding sequence ATGTTTAAAACAAATATTCGTGCACCACGAGGGTCAGAGCTTTCATGTAAAGGGTGGACGCAAGAAGCTGCGATGCGCATGCTGATGAATAATTTAGATCCTGAAGTAGCGGAAAATCCAGATGAGCTTGTTGTTTATGGCGGAATTGGCAAAGCAGCACGTGATTGGAAAAGCTTTGACAAAATGATTGAAACGTTAAAGAGTTTAGAAAATGATGAGACGATGCTTGTGCAATCAGGTAAGCCAGTAGCTGTATTTAAAACACATGAAAATGCACCACGTGTATTAATTGCAAATTCCAACTTAGTACCTGGGTGGGCAAATTGGGATCATTTTTATGAGTTAGAAGAGCGTAACTTAATGATGTATGGCCAAATGACGGCCGGCTCGTGGATTTATATTGGAGCACAAGGAATTTTACAAGGTACGTATTTAAGTTTTGTAGAAGCGGGTAAAAAGAAATTTGGGACAGCTGATTTACGTGGAAGATGGATCTTAACTGGCGGCATGGGTGGTATGAGTGGTGCACAGCCATTAGCAGGAAAAATGGCGGGTGCAGTTATTTTAGTTGTAGAAGTAGACCGTGCACGTATTGAACGCAAAATTAAAGAAGGCTATTGCGATTATATTGTGGAAACAGTAGATGAAGCAATTGAGTTAGTAAACCAATTAACCGATGCTAAGGAGCCAGCATCGATAGGGTTAGTAGGTAACTGTGCGGATGTGAATCGGGAGCTATTAAATCGTGGCATGATTCCTGATTTCGTAACAGACCAAACATCTGCCCACGATCCGATTAACGGCTACGTGCCAAATGGTATGACATTAGAGGAAGCATTAACATTACGTAAGACGGATGTAAAAGCTTATGAACGTCGTGCAAAGGAAACGATGGCAGAGCATGTACGTACGATGCTTGAGTTCCAGCAGGCAGGCTCAGAAACATTTGATTATGGAAACAATATTCGCGCCTATGCAAAGGAAATGGGTGTAGAAAATGCCTTTGATTTCCCAGGCTTTGTCCCAGCTTATATTCGCCCATTATTTTGCGAAGGAAAAGGACCGTTCCGTTGGGCAGCATTGTCAGGTGACCCGGAAGATATTTATAAAACAGACCAGCTTGCAAAAGAAATGTTTGCCGATGATGAAGGCTTAGTCAACTGGATTGACATGGCGCAAAAAATGGTGAAATGGCAAGGCTTACCGGCACGTATTTGCTGGTTAGGCTATGGAGATCGCCACCGTTTTGCACTACGTGTCAATGAAATGGTGGCCAATGGTGAATTAAAAGCGCCGATCGTATTCGGTCGTGACCATTTAGACTCAGGTTCCGTAGCATCACCAAACCGTGAAACAGAAGGTATGATAGACGGTTCGGATGCAGTTTCAGATTGGCCATTATTAAATGCTTTAGTGAATACAGCAGGTGGCGCGAGCTGGGTAAGTATTCATCACGGTGGAGGCGTAGGTATGGGCTATTCTCAGCACGCTGGTCAAGTATTAGTTGCAGATGGCACAGAGCTTGCAGCAGATAAAATTAATCGCGTATTAATTTCAGACCCGGGAATGGGTGTTGTACGTCACGCGGATGCAGGTTATGACCTAGCGATTCGTACAGCAAAAGAAAAAGGCATTCAAATGCCGATGCTAAAAGGATGA